A window of Nonomuraea angiospora genomic DNA:
ACCGCCTCCGAACCGGCCCGTGCCAGCAGGTCCAGCCCCAGCCTGGCGCGGCGGACCCGCTCGATCGACAGCGCCACCGAGGTGGACTCCAGGTGGCTGCCCGACGGGTAGATGTCCGGGGCGTTGCGCAGGCCGAACTTCGCGTACACCGGCGCCGCCAGCTCCACCAGCCGGGGCAGCTCGTAGTGGCGGACGAACCCGCCCAGGTTGTCCGGCGACTCGACATAGATGTCCAGCGGCTGGCTGACCGCGCCGCGGATGGCCCCGATCTGCGCGAGGGTCAGGTCGGTCGGCAGGTTGAGCGTGTCCGCGCCGAGCCCGGCGATCACCTGGGCGGTGGCCGCGTTCGCGATCGGGAGCATCACCGAGACCTTGGCCTGCATCTGCGCGGGCAGCTCCCCGCTGTCACGCAGCCGGCCGAACACCGAGAGCACGCCCACGTCGGCGATCAGAACGCTGCGTACGCCCAGCTCGGCCGCCCGGCGGATCTCGTCCACCACGGCGACGAGCTGGTCCTGCCCGCGCACCGCCGGCGCCAGGCCACCCCCGGCGGGCGCGCGGCTCATCGCGGAGGTGTCCCAGCCGGCACACGGCCGGGCGAACAACGACAGCTCCACCCCGGCGTCGGCGGCCATGCCGACCATTTCGGTGATCTCGCCGTCCGTGAGCAGGCCCACCCCGCTGCCCTGCGAGACCCGGGTGACCGGGACGTCCAGCCGTCGCGCCTCGCTCAGGACGGCGGCGAGGCTGGCCGGCCCCTCCACGCTGGGGATCTCGACCCGGTACTGGGCCCCGTCGGGGAACCGGCCGGGAGACGGCGGCGGCGCGGACCCGTCGTCAGCCGGCAGCCCAAGACGGACGAGCAGCTCATTGGTGGTGGACATCGCGCTCCCAGTCCCGTATTGTTCGAAATCTCGAACAAGGTTCGGTATATCGACATGCGGAGGCTAACGATTCAGGCTCGCGGTCGTCAATGCCGGCCGACGGATCTGCTGCGCCCCCCGACCGGCAGGAGACAGCGATGGCCCGAACCGTTCCGGCGGTCAACCGAGCGCTCGACATCCTCGAGCTGTTCCTCGCCGAGGGCGCGCTGGCCGCCTCCGACATCACCGCCCGGCTCGGCCTGCCCAGGACCACCGTGCACGAGCTGGTCAACACCCTGGTCGACCGCGGCTACCTGGTGGCCGAGCCGAGCGCCCCGATCCGCTACCAGCTCGGCATGAGGCTCTTCGAGCTGGGCGGGCTCTTCGCCGACCGCCTCGACCTGGCCAGGCAGGCCCAGCACGCGGCCACCGAGGTGGCCGCCGCCTGCGACGAGAGCGTGCACGTGGCGATCCTGGACGGGGCCGAGGTGGTCTACATCGCCAAGGTGGACAGCACCCATTCGGTACGGATGGTCTCCGCGGTCGGCCGCCGGCTCCCGGCGCACTGCACCGCCGTCGGGAAGATGCTGCTGTCCGCCCTGCCACCGGAGGCGCTAGACGCCCGCTACCCGCACGACCGGCCCCTCCAGCCGATGACCCCGAACAGCATCACCACGCCCGCGGGGCTGCGCACCCAGCTGGCGGAGATCCGGCAGGCAGGCGTGGCCTACGACGACTGCGAGTCCAACGAAGCGGTCGCCTGCGTCGCCGTCGGCGTGTTCGACCACACTGGGCGCATGGTGGCCGCGATGAGCGTCTCGGTGCCCACCGTCCGCTGGACCGACCAGCGCCGAGAGCAGTGGACCGACCTCGTCCGCACCGGCGCCGCCACCCTCTCCCGCCGCCTCGGCCACCCCGACGGCCCGCCCACCCGACACGGCTCATGACCCGTGGGGCGCCAGCCGACCGCCCCAGGTGTTGCCGTACGGACTCGTCTCAGGCCGTCCGACGTCGCATGATGAGATCAGCGGGAATGCGTGCCGGCAGGCACAGGGTCTGCCCGTGCTCGTCGAACAGGTCGTCGCGGGCGGCGAAATAGCCCAGATCAGCGAGGACGTGACCTGACAGATCGCAGGAGGAGCAGGTGCTGCCGTCCCAGTCCACGGCCGTGCGCCCGATCGCGTCGAAGAGTGTCTCGCCACCTGTGTTGGCGAATCGGCCTCCCGCTCGCAGCGCGCCCAGCTCGCCATAGAGCTCGGAAACGGCCGTCCACTGATCGTCGAGGAGGAATTCCGGCCAGGCGAGCACCACCTGCCTGGGGATCAGTGGGCGCAGGCGCGGGAATCGAGGATGCCAGAAGCGCCCGTCGATCAGCAGTCCTCTGACTCGGCTGGCGATCCCGTGGCCGCGCGCCACGGCCTCCAGCAGCGCCAGCCGCTGGCTGCACGAGCCGCGTCCCAGAGCCAGGGTCGTGGAGACAGGCTGCCGTTCGTTCAGGGCGTAGACCGGGCGCACGCGGGCTGCGATGAGCTGGTGGGCCGTGATCAGGAATGTTCGGTCCGTACACGGATCGGCATCCTGCACCTCGGCCGCGAACCCCAGCACCCGAGGGTGTCTCCAGTCGAGGATGGGCGTGGCCGCCACGCTCCCCGCAGCCGCTTTCCGTGGGGAAACGGCTGCGCCGCCGCCGCGTCTCAAGAGCGCCAGTTTCACGCGTTGATCATATTCGGCGAGCAGCCGGGAGGAGGCACGGACCCGTGGTCACGGCATACAGGCCGAGCCCGACCAGGTCAGCCGGGCCGGGCGATGCCGCTTCAGCGACCGGGCTCCTCCAGCTCGACGGTGTGTTCCGCCCGGGCCGGCAGGAGCAGGGCGGTGATGACCACCGCCACGGACAGCACCGCGCCGAGGATGAAGGCCAGTCGCATCCCGTCGAGGTCGGCGAGCGCCTCGGCGACTCCCTCGGCCTTCAGGGCGTCGGCGCGCGCGCTCATCACGGTGATCACGATGGCGGTGCCGAGGGC
This region includes:
- a CDS encoding U32 family peptidase; its protein translation is MSTTNELLVRLGLPADDGSAPPPSPGRFPDGAQYRVEIPSVEGPASLAAVLSEARRLDVPVTRVSQGSGVGLLTDGEITEMVGMAADAGVELSLFARPCAGWDTSAMSRAPAGGGLAPAVRGQDQLVAVVDEIRRAAELGVRSVLIADVGVLSVFGRLRDSGELPAQMQAKVSVMLPIANAATAQVIAGLGADTLNLPTDLTLAQIGAIRGAVSQPLDIYVESPDNLGGFVRHYELPRLVELAAPVYAKFGLRNAPDIYPSGSHLESTSVALSIERVRRARLGLDLLARAGSEAVCSAAGAAGLALPVTG
- a CDS encoding IclR family transcriptional regulator — translated: MARTVPAVNRALDILELFLAEGALAASDITARLGLPRTTVHELVNTLVDRGYLVAEPSAPIRYQLGMRLFELGGLFADRLDLARQAQHAATEVAAACDESVHVAILDGAEVVYIAKVDSTHSVRMVSAVGRRLPAHCTAVGKMLLSALPPEALDARYPHDRPLQPMTPNSITTPAGLRTQLAEIRQAGVAYDDCESNEAVACVAVGVFDHTGRMVAAMSVSVPTVRWTDQRREQWTDLVRTGAATLSRRLGHPDGPPTRHGS
- a CDS encoding transglutaminase domain-containing protein gives rise to the protein MKLALLRRGGGAAVSPRKAAAGSVAATPILDWRHPRVLGFAAEVQDADPCTDRTFLITAHQLIAARVRPVYALNERQPVSTTLALGRGSCSQRLALLEAVARGHGIASRVRGLLIDGRFWHPRFPRLRPLIPRQVVLAWPEFLLDDQWTAVSELYGELGALRAGGRFANTGGETLFDAIGRTAVDWDGSTCSSCDLSGHVLADLGYFAARDDLFDEHGQTLCLPARIPADLIMRRRTA